CGAAAGGACCAGGAAGATCACGGCGAGCCAGCCGTATGCGGCGGCCATGCCGATCGCCCCGGCGATGCCGCCGAAGATCGGGGCGGCCACGCCGCCGACAGGCTGATTGACCAGGTAATAGGTGCCGAGCACGGTCGATCGTCGCTCGGCGGGCGTGTTGTCGACGATGAGCACCTCGGTCGTCGTGGCGCGGATCGAGAACGAGATTCCGATCAGCAGGAGCGGCAGGAAGACCAGCTCGTTCGGGACGACGGTGAGCGCCCACGCGGCGGGGCCCATGAGCGCGAGCCCGAGCAGGAGCACGATGCGCCGTCCGAAGCGGTCGGACAGCGTCCCGGCCATCGGCGCGCCGATGAGACCCGCAAGCTGCGGCACACCGAACAGTGCCGCGGCGACGCCTGGCGACATCCCGCGCGCGTCGACGAGGTACGTGCTGAGGAACGCCATCGCGGCGGAGATCACGACCTGGAATACGATCGACAGCGAGACGAGCGCTCCGACGCGTCGCGCCACCATCGCGATGTCGCCGCCGGTGGCGAGCCAGCCGTGACGGCCGGTCGAGCGCGTGCCCATCGGCGCGACGCGCCATAGCAGCAGCGCGCATGCGATCGGCGCGATCGCGAACGCGATGTACGGCGTTCGCCACGTGCCCGCGGTCGCCAGGATGCCCGCGACGAGCGGCGCGGCGAAGAACGACAGATGCCCGGCGGTCGTGTGCGTGCCCATCGCCATGCCCCGGCGCGAGGAGAACATCTCGGCGATGAGCGCCGAGGCCGGCGCGTGATACGTGCCGCTCGCGATCCCCATGACCGCGAGGAACGCCAGCAGCTGCCAGTACTCGCTAGACAGGCCGATCGCGATGCTCGACAGGCCGATGAGAACGAGGCCCCAGACGATGACGCGCCGCGCGCCGATCCGGTCGGCGAGGACGCCAAGCGGCGCGTTCGTCATGCCGGACGCGATCGAGTACGCGCTCACCAGGAACCCGGCGCTCGTGTACGACAATCCGAACGCGGCACTGATGAACGGAAGCAGCGCGCTGAGCAGGCTGTTCGTGACGTGATGCGCGAAGTGGGCGACGCTGAACGCGACGAGAAGTGAGCGCCGGGTCAACGGAGGTCCGCCAGGTCGATGCCCAGGAGCACATTGTCGATGAGCCGCGCCTTGCCCACACGCGCGGCGAGCGAGATGACCGCGCTGTCCGCCGGCGCGTGGAGCTCCGTGAGCGTGAACGGATCGGCGGCCGAGACGTACTCGAGCGAGATGCCCGGTCCATCCGTGTACCGGCGCACCGCATCGGTCAGGCGCTCTGGCTCGCGCACGCCCTTCTCCCACAGCTCGCGGGCCGCGAAGAGACCGCGCGAGAGCGCGACCGCGTCTCTCCTCTGCTCAGGTGTGAGATACGCGTTGCGTGACGACATCGCGAGGCCGTCCGGCTCGCGCACGGTGGGACAACCGATGATGTCAGCGCCAAGCCGGAGATCGCGCGCGATGGTCTGCAGCACGCGCAGCTGCTGGAAGTCCTTCTGCCCGAAGAACGCGCTGTCGGGCCGCACGATCGCGAGCAGCTTCGCGACGACCGTCGCGACGCCGACGAAATGACCGGGGCGCGCCGCGCCCTCGAGCGGGGCGGCGATCGGTCCGGGAGTGATGCGCGTCGCGTCGCCGGGTGGATAGATCTCGGCCACGGGCGGGACGAAGGCGGCCGCGCATCCATGGCTCTCGAGCAGTGCGATGTCCTCGGCCTCCTTCCGCGGGTAGGCGGCGAAGTCCTCAGTCGGACCGAACTGCGTCGGATTCACGAAGATCGATGCGATCGAGGCGTCGTTCTCACGCGCGGCGCGCTCCACGAGCGAGATGTGGCCGGCGTGCAGCGCGCCCATCGTTGGCACGAAGCCGACACGACCTGCGCCCGCGCGCCATGCGCGCACGTCGGCGACCGAATGAAGGACCTTCAACGTGCGCGCGAGGAGATGTAGGCCGGCACGGTCGCCATGGGTGGACGCTCGGTCGCGATGATGTCGTGCATCTCCAGATGCAGCTTTCCTCCTTCCTCCGGTGTGATGAGCTTGATGGACGAGTTCGCCTCGTCCCAGAGCCTCTCTCCGTGCGCCTCGCCGACGCGCCGGAGCGCGACCTGAAGGATCTCGAAGCTCATCTTGGAGAGCGCGAGGAGCGTCTGGTTGCGGTGGATGCGCTGCTTCATGTCGACCTGCGCGATCGAGCCGAGGCCCGCTCGGTGCAGCGTGTCGATCAGCAGGCCGGTCTCGACGCCGTAGCCGGTGAAGAAGGGAAGCTGCTCCAGCAGCGCGCGGCGTCCACCTTGTTCGCCGGAAAGCGGCTGCACCATCCCCGAGAGCTCCGGGAAGAAGAGGTTGAGGATCGGGCGCGCGGTGAGCTCGGTGACGCGCCCACCGCCGGTCGCCTGCAGCTCGCCGCCGACACGCAGTGGCCGCTGGTAGAAGGCCTTCACGAACTGCAGATCCGGGCGCATGAGCAGTGGACCGACGATGCCGTACACGAACTTCGGGTGCGCGTTCGAGACGTCCGTGTCGATCCACACGATGATGTCGCCGCGGAGGACGTGGAGGCTCTTCCAGAGCGCCTCGCCCTTGCCGATGTAGCTGCCCGTGCCGGGAAGGACCTGGCTGTGGATGTGGACCGGGACGCCTTCCTCACGCGCGATCTCGCGCGTGCGGTCGTCGGAATCCGAATCGATGACGACGATCTCGTCGACCAGCGGGAAGCGCTCCATCAAGCGCGTGCGGATCGCGCGGATGACGCGGCGCACCGTGGCCTCTTCGTTGAGCGTGGGCAGGCCGACCGAAATGGTCAGCCCCTGACGCTCTTTCGCCTCGACCAGACGGCGCAGGTCCGCGAACTCGGTGGAGCTGAAGGTGTTCTGGACGAACCACTTGTCGACGATCTCGCCGATGACACGGCTGCGGTCGGCCCGGTCCGCGGGCAGCGTCGGCAGCGGAAGCGTGAGCTCAGGGCTGACCGGCGTCGCCGTGCGCACGACGATGGCAGCACGGGCGTTCGCGACGATGGACTGACCGACCGGACCAAGTGGATCCTCCTGATCCGTGCGTCCCGTCGCACCGAATGCGATCGCATCGTGTTCGGCCAGCTCCTCGTTGATCACGTCGGCAGGATCGCCGGTGCGCGTGATCAGCCGATCGACGCGGTCGTCGAGCGTGCGTTCGCCGAGCAGCTGGTAGAGCGTGGGGGTGCGGCGGCCCGGAGTCCGCACGTGGAGCAGGGTCACACTGCCGCCGCGCGCGCGGGCCCAGCCGATCGCGACCTTCGCTGCGAGGTCCGCGTAGCGGCCGCCGCGCACCGGGACGAGCATGCGCCGCGCG
This portion of the Candidatus Limnocylindria bacterium genome encodes:
- a CDS encoding MFS transporter — encoded protein: MTRRSLLVAFSVAHFAHHVTNSLLSALLPFISAAFGLSYTSAGFLVSAYSIASGMTNAPLGVLADRIGARRVIVWGLVLIGLSSIAIGLSSEYWQLLAFLAVMGIASGTYHAPASALIAEMFSSRRGMAMGTHTTAGHLSFFAAPLVAGILATAGTWRTPYIAFAIAPIACALLLWRVAPMGTRSTGRHGWLATGGDIAMVARRVGALVSLSIVFQVVISAAMAFLSTYLVDARGMSPGVAAALFGVPQLAGLIGAPMAGTLSDRFGRRIVLLLGLALMGPAAWALTVVPNELVFLPLLLIGISFSIRATTTEVLIVDNTPAERRSTVLGTYYLVNQPVGGVAAPIFGGIAGAIGMAAAYGWLAVIFLVLSAIALVAAWPTARALRRAPS
- the panC gene encoding pantoate--beta-alanine ligase, translated to MKVLHSVADVRAWRAGAGRVGFVPTMGALHAGHISLVERAARENDASIASIFVNPTQFGPTEDFAAYPRKEAEDIALLESHGCAAAFVPPVAEIYPPGDATRITPGPIAAPLEGAARPGHFVGVATVVAKLLAIVRPDSAFFGQKDFQQLRVLQTIARDLRLGADIIGCPTVREPDGLAMSSRNAYLTPEQRRDAVALSRGLFAARELWEKGVREPERLTDAVRRYTDGPGISLEYVSAADPFTLTELHAPADSAVISLAARVGKARLIDNVLLGIDLADLR
- a CDS encoding glucosyl-3-phosphoglycerate synthase, which codes for MKCLVAIVDPERDRAVVDLAVALAAGDELVLVSAIEVPEGDALASVQPEARRLRRTLDQLVPANARARTLVTVARLGWQAIQETVANERPDLLLLSWRRPGWDLLGTTIEDVLRNPPCDIAVVKGPLSRARRMLVPVRGGRYADLAAKVAIGWARARGGSVTLLHVRTPGRRTPTLYQLLGERTLDDRVDRLITRTGDPADVINEELAEHDAIAFGATGRTDQEDPLGPVGQSIVANARAAIVVRTATPVSPELTLPLPTLPADRADRSRVIGEIVDKWFVQNTFSSTEFADLRRLVEAKERQGLTISVGLPTLNEEATVRRVIRAIRTRLMERFPLVDEIVVIDSDSDDRTREIAREEGVPVHIHSQVLPGTGSYIGKGEALWKSLHVLRGDIIVWIDTDVSNAHPKFVYGIVGPLLMRPDLQFVKAFYQRPLRVGGELQATGGGRVTELTARPILNLFFPELSGMVQPLSGEQGGRRALLEQLPFFTGYGVETGLLIDTLHRAGLGSIAQVDMKQRIHRNQTLLALSKMSFEILQVALRRVGEAHGERLWDEANSSIKLITPEEGGKLHLEMHDIIATERPPMATVPAYISSRAR